A window of the Proteus terrae subsp. cibarius genome harbors these coding sequences:
- the recC gene encoding exodeoxyribonuclease V subunit gamma has translation MFHIYHSNQLSLLKSLMVHFMQTRPLSSPFEQEVILVQSPGMSQWLQIQLAESLGIAANIRYPLPATFIWEMFTRVLSGIPKESAFSKDAMTWKLMALLPEFLSYEEFKPLLHYLDDDEDKRKLHQLAGRVADLFDQYLVYRSDWLMSWENDELIEGLSENQRWQKILWVALQQYTKDLNQPQWHRSNLYQQFISTLNNADEGELQHCFPPRIFICGISALPQVYLQALQAIGRHTEIYLLFTNPCRYYWGDIQDPKFLARLNSRKPRHYQQLHELPWFKDEKNASSLFNDEGEQNIGNPLLASWGKLGKDNLYFLSELEYTDVLDAFVEIPRDNLLHHLQADILDLEDFSQLGTTLATYECSDDKRVISPDDYSLTFHASHSPQREVEVLQDQLLHLLEQDPELRPRDIIVMVADIDSYTPYIQAVFGNAPSERYLPFAISDRKARQAHPVLQAFITLLELPQSRFTAEQVLALLEVPALAGHFSIFESELKLLRRWVDESGIRWGLDDENVASFLLPITGKNTWEFGLLRMLLGYAMESENGPWKGVLPYDESSGLVAELAGHLADFLYTLSDWRTRLNETRSLEAWLEVGQQLVDAFFESDEETELVLALIIQQWQKVIENGLKAQYQNEIPLVLIRDELTVRFDDEKISQRFLAGSINFCTLMPMRSIPFKAVCLLGMNDGIYPRNIQPLGFDLMAEKRRRGDRKRRDDDRYLFLEALSSAEKYLYISYIGKSIRDDRECNPSVLIKELQDYIGQNFRLPEDGELNVDDSAIRVNQHLLTQHSRVPFAQENFSIGASFRSYASEWLPAASGQGEVHQSFIEPLNDDDTIDKVSVDALARFYRHPIRAFFQQRLKTNFVIEETELPEEEPFVINALQRYLLNQWLLKALIDQTSTEALFERIKAAGQLPASAFGQIYWEQQIEELLPLAEKIRSERLATHSVTLEQSFSAIPLIGRLNEVQADGLLRWRPASLTANDLLQLWIEHLVYCLKEGTGESRFYGRKDTQWCLLPVEPEFAYATLDKLISDYKQGLNSPLALFAKSGWAWLQACYDKKSQEFLLDDEETLEKAELVLMQHLTDSYNRDGEMSDMYVQRAFSQLDELFLQTVKQTALTIFKPIIPFLKK, from the coding sequence ATGTTTCATATATATCACTCAAATCAATTGTCATTACTAAAGTCACTTATGGTGCACTTTATGCAGACCAGACCACTATCCTCTCCTTTTGAACAAGAAGTGATCCTTGTACAAAGCCCCGGAATGTCTCAGTGGTTACAAATCCAGCTTGCCGAAAGCTTGGGTATTGCTGCTAATATCCGTTACCCATTACCAGCAACCTTTATTTGGGAAATGTTTACTCGGGTATTATCAGGTATACCTAAAGAAAGTGCTTTTTCTAAAGATGCCATGACATGGAAATTAATGGCCTTACTTCCTGAATTTTTATCTTATGAAGAATTTAAACCCTTACTGCATTACCTTGATGATGATGAAGATAAACGTAAACTTCATCAGTTAGCTGGGCGTGTGGCTGACTTATTTGACCAATATTTGGTTTATCGTTCGGATTGGCTAATGTCATGGGAAAATGATGAATTAATAGAAGGATTGAGCGAAAACCAACGTTGGCAAAAAATATTGTGGGTAGCATTACAGCAATACACAAAAGATCTTAATCAGCCTCAATGGCATCGTTCTAATCTTTATCAACAATTTATCTCTACATTAAATAATGCAGATGAAGGAGAGCTTCAGCACTGTTTTCCGCCTCGTATTTTTATTTGTGGAATTTCAGCATTGCCTCAAGTTTATTTACAGGCATTACAAGCGATAGGACGTCATACCGAGATCTATTTACTTTTTACCAACCCTTGTCGCTACTATTGGGGAGATATCCAAGATCCTAAATTTCTTGCTCGCCTTAATAGTAGAAAACCACGTCATTATCAGCAATTACATGAATTGCCTTGGTTTAAAGATGAAAAAAATGCCTCTTCGTTATTTAATGATGAAGGCGAGCAAAATATCGGTAATCCTCTATTAGCATCATGGGGAAAATTAGGTAAAGATAATCTTTATTTTCTTTCTGAACTTGAATATACCGATGTATTGGATGCGTTTGTTGAGATCCCAAGGGATAATTTACTTCATCACTTGCAAGCGGATATCCTTGATTTAGAAGATTTTTCGCAATTGGGTACAACACTTGCAACTTATGAATGTAGTGACGATAAACGTGTGATTTCGCCAGATGATTATTCACTGACTTTTCATGCTAGCCATAGTCCACAGCGCGAAGTGGAAGTGTTACAAGATCAATTACTGCATTTGTTAGAGCAAGATCCTGAATTACGACCGCGTGATATTATTGTAATGGTCGCGGATATTGATAGTTATACACCTTATATTCAAGCTGTATTTGGTAATGCGCCTTCAGAACGTTATCTTCCTTTTGCTATTTCAGATAGAAAAGCACGTCAAGCACACCCTGTATTACAAGCCTTTATTACGCTATTAGAACTTCCTCAAAGTCGTTTTACAGCAGAGCAAGTGTTAGCCTTACTTGAAGTACCTGCGTTAGCTGGGCATTTTTCTATTTTTGAAAGTGAATTAAAACTGCTACGCCGATGGGTGGATGAGTCAGGTATACGCTGGGGATTAGATGATGAGAATGTGGCTTCATTTTTATTACCCATTACGGGTAAAAATACGTGGGAGTTTGGCTTACTGCGCATGTTGCTTGGCTACGCGATGGAAAGTGAAAATGGTCCTTGGAAAGGCGTTCTTCCTTATGATGAATCCAGTGGGTTAGTCGCCGAACTTGCAGGGCATCTCGCCGATTTTCTTTATACATTAAGTGATTGGCGTACACGTTTGAATGAAACTCGTTCATTAGAAGCATGGCTAGAAGTTGGGCAACAATTAGTTGATGCCTTTTTTGAGTCTGATGAAGAAACGGAATTAGTGTTAGCGCTTATTATCCAACAATGGCAAAAAGTGATTGAAAACGGATTGAAAGCGCAATATCAAAATGAAATTCCGCTAGTGCTTATTCGTGATGAATTAACAGTACGGTTTGATGATGAAAAAATCAGTCAACGCTTTTTAGCAGGTAGTATTAACTTCTGTACATTAATGCCTATGCGCTCCATTCCCTTTAAAGCGGTGTGTTTATTAGGCATGAACGATGGTATTTATCCTCGTAATATTCAGCCGTTAGGGTTTGATTTAATGGCGGAAAAACGCCGTCGCGGTGATAGAAAACGTCGTGATGATGACCGTTATTTATTCCTTGAAGCGCTTAGCTCAGCTGAAAAATACCTTTATATCAGTTATATCGGAAAATCGATTCGTGACGATCGAGAATGTAATCCATCAGTCTTAATCAAAGAATTACAAGATTATATTGGGCAAAATTTCCGTTTACCAGAGGATGGTGAACTCAATGTTGATGACAGTGCGATTCGTGTGAACCAGCATTTATTAACACAACATAGCCGCGTTCCTTTTGCTCAAGAAAATTTCAGTATAGGCGCTTCCTTTCGTTCTTATGCCTCTGAATGGCTACCTGCTGCGAGTGGACAAGGGGAGGTTCATCAAAGTTTTATCGAACCACTTAATGATGATGACACAATAGATAAAGTCTCTGTTGATGCACTGGCACGTTTTTATCGTCATCCTATTCGTGCTTTTTTCCAACAAAGATTAAAAACAAATTTCGTTATTGAAGAAACAGAATTACCTGAAGAAGAGCCATTTGTGATCAATGCGCTTCAACGTTATCTATTGAATCAATGGTTATTAAAAGCATTGATTGATCAAACCTCAACAGAAGCACTGTTTGAGCGTATTAAAGCAGCAGGACAACTTCCTGCGAGCGCATTTGGTCAAATCTATTGGGAGCAACAAATAGAAGAATTACTTCCTTTAGCTGAAAAGATAAGAAGTGAACGATTAGCCACACATTCTGTCACATTAGAGCAAAGCTTTAGTGCAATACCATTGATTGGTCGTTTAAATGAGGTACAAGCTGATGGTTTATTACGTTGGCGGCCTGCCAGCTTAACAGCTAATGACTTATTGCAACTTTGGATTGAGCACCTAGTTTATTGCTTGAAAGAGGGTACTGGCGAAAGTCGGTTTTACGGTAGAAAAGATACTCAATGGTGTTTATTACCGGTTGAACCAGAGTTTGCCTATGCAACATTAGACAAGTTAATCAGTGACTATAAACAAGGGTTAAACAGCCCATTAGCGTTATTTGCGAAAAGTGGCTGGGCTTGGTTACAAGCTTGCTATGATAAAAAATCACAAGAGTTTTTACTTGATGATGAAGAGACACTTGAAAAAGCAGAATTAGTGCTGATGCAACATTTAACGGATAGCTATAATCGAGATGGTGAAATGAGTGACATGTATGTTCAGCGTGCTTTTTCTCAATTAGACGAACTTTTTTTACAAACGGTCAAACAGACGGCATTAACAATATTTAAACCAATAATTCCATTTCTGAAAAAATAA
- a CDS encoding DUF2509 family protein gives MSLYLIHNKSEQGFASLLVVMGFIVMSLSALGSFAYYYRQSQQIVMQELQARQAFLFAESALAWGIKLNWEISSSQLNKWQCRHFHANPKIKSCLFLLSLEKGLLQGQAESLKGYKIYHYQWVDFSKDKNKSIIAHPKGWLDYCPLVHKECVL, from the coding sequence ATGAGTCTTTATTTAATCCACAATAAAAGTGAGCAAGGATTTGCAAGTTTACTTGTCGTAATGGGGTTTATTGTTATGAGCTTATCGGCACTTGGAAGTTTTGCTTATTATTACAGGCAGTCTCAACAAATAGTGATGCAAGAATTACAAGCACGACAAGCTTTTTTATTTGCTGAATCCGCCTTGGCGTGGGGAATAAAGCTGAATTGGGAAATTTCGTCGTCACAGTTAAATAAATGGCAATGCCGCCATTTTCATGCAAATCCTAAAATAAAAAGCTGTTTATTTTTGCTCTCTTTGGAAAAGGGCTTATTGCAAGGACAAGCAGAAAGCTTAAAGGGTTATAAAATATATCATTATCAATGGGTTGATTTTTCGAAGGACAAAAATAAATCTATTATTGCACATCCAAAAGGATGGCTAGATTATTGCCCATTAGTGCATAAGGAGTGTGTGTTATAG
- a CDS encoding prepilin peptidase-dependent protein: protein MLKRSIFLFSSGMMLMECLFAIAISGVLFLCISRAYPQIMNTLIHCYQQYQLDIFLRERLLVLETQLRRTGYCYGDCTHALQSRKFHTSPLKISQYSYQEKNSCIIFAYDVNGNGRWDAPSSKESDYFGYRLKNGQLEQLRGVQDCTSSGWQRFFESHEIEVTEFILRPYSRKHLIKDKRLFYLSVSLKFHLKQSPAVKSHYKNEIRLRNVAAL from the coding sequence ATGTTAAAGCGATCAATATTTTTATTTTCATCTGGCATGATGCTGATGGAATGTCTTTTTGCCATTGCAATTAGTGGGGTTCTATTTCTTTGTATTAGTCGAGCTTACCCCCAAATAATGAACACTCTGATCCATTGTTACCAACAATACCAGTTAGATATTTTTTTAAGAGAACGGTTATTGGTACTAGAAACACAACTAAGGCGCACTGGGTATTGCTACGGTGATTGTACCCATGCATTGCAGTCAAGGAAGTTTCACACTTCACCATTAAAAATAAGTCAGTATTCTTATCAAGAAAAAAACTCCTGCATTATTTTCGCTTATGACGTAAACGGTAATGGTCGATGGGATGCACCTTCTTCAAAAGAGAGTGACTATTTTGGTTATCGGCTTAAAAATGGGCAATTGGAGCAATTAAGAGGAGTACAAGATTGCACTTCATCAGGGTGGCAACGATTTTTTGAAAGTCATGAGATTGAAGTGACGGAGTTTATTTTACGCCCTTATTCAAGGAAACATCTTATTAAAGATAAACGACTTTTTTATCTTTCAGTCTCTTTAAAATTTCATTTAAAACAATCTCCTGCTGTGAAGTCACATTATAAGAATGAGATTCGGTTAAGGAATGTGGCTGCGTTATGA
- a CDS encoding potassium:proton antiporter has translation MNSDMEISLNRKLEQESEFGISLLEMLIVMVIASILSYLSITTYQQFTHQRQLIHSVRETIAFLSYQRQQALLFNIKIKISLHLSPSNQVVAIPFPLRHLPEKQTIFQLASGIQLKQSTVSNFTFGGIRQTLKPMSFVLQGSEGEVKVVISSLGRIRACSQTIKVFSPC, from the coding sequence ATGAACAGTGACATGGAAATAAGCCTAAATAGAAAACTTGAACAAGAGAGTGAATTTGGGATAAGCCTGCTTGAAATGCTTATTGTCATGGTGATCGCTTCGATTTTAAGTTATTTATCAATTACGACCTATCAGCAATTTACCCACCAACGTCAATTGATACATAGTGTGCGAGAAACCATAGCCTTTCTTTCTTATCAGCGACAACAAGCGCTATTGTTTAATATAAAGATTAAAATATCACTTCATTTATCGCCCAGTAACCAAGTTGTTGCTATTCCTTTTCCTTTGCGACATTTGCCTGAAAAACAAACGATTTTTCAATTAGCGTCAGGTATTCAACTTAAACAATCAACAGTCTCAAATTTTACGTTTGGGGGTATTCGTCAAACTTTAAAACCAATGAGTTTTGTACTTCAAGGTTCAGAAGGTGAAGTGAAAGTTGTTATTTCATCTTTAGGTAGAATAAGAGCATGTAGCCAGACAATTAAGGTATTTTCGCCATGTTAA
- a CDS encoding thymidylate synthase — translation MKQYLALCQRIIDEGQWIDNKRTGTRCLTVINADLEYDVANNQFPLITTRKSFYKAAIAELLGYLRGYDSAAQFREIGCNTWNANANENGAWLNNPHRKGEDDMGRVYGVQGRQWQRPDGSHFDQLRKVVDDLSKGIDDRGEIVTFYNPGETELGCLRPCMHTHTFSLVGDMLYLTSYQRSCDVPLGLNFNQIQCFVLLALVAQITGHKPGKAFHKIINAHIYENQLPLMRDVQLKREPLPLPTLHINPKIKTLEDIETWVTTDDFIVEGYQCHEAIKYPFTV, via the coding sequence ATGAAGCAGTATCTGGCATTGTGTCAACGCATTATCGATGAAGGGCAATGGATTGATAATAAACGGACAGGAACCCGTTGTTTAACGGTGATTAATGCCGATCTGGAATATGATGTTGCAAATAACCAATTTCCACTGATAACGACACGTAAAAGCTTCTATAAAGCCGCAATTGCAGAGTTGTTAGGGTATTTACGCGGTTATGACAGCGCAGCGCAATTTCGTGAAATTGGTTGCAATACATGGAATGCAAACGCTAATGAAAATGGGGCATGGTTAAATAACCCTCATCGTAAAGGTGAAGACGATATGGGGCGTGTTTATGGTGTTCAAGGACGCCAATGGCAACGTCCAGATGGTTCCCATTTTGACCAATTGCGTAAAGTGGTAGACGACCTCTCTAAGGGTATAGATGATCGTGGCGAAATCGTAACGTTCTATAATCCAGGTGAAACTGAGCTAGGTTGTTTACGTCCTTGTATGCATACACACACGTTTTCATTAGTGGGTGATATGCTTTATTTAACCTCTTATCAACGTAGTTGTGATGTGCCGTTAGGTTTAAATTTCAACCAAATACAGTGCTTTGTATTATTAGCGCTGGTGGCTCAAATTACAGGTCATAAGCCGGGTAAAGCATTTCATAAGATAATCAATGCACATATCTATGAAAATCAATTACCACTGATGCGAGATGTGCAACTAAAAAGAGAACCATTGCCGTTACCAACATTACATATCAATCCAAAAATCAAAACGTTGGAAGATATCGAAACATGGGTAACAACAGATGATTTTATCGTTGAAGGTTATCAATGCCATGAAGCGATAAAATATCCATTTACGGTTTAA
- the lgt gene encoding prolipoprotein diacylglyceryl transferase, translated as MSISYLKFPEIDPVMFSIGPVSLHWYGMMYLVGFVFALWLANRRAAKPNSGWTKSEVETLLYVGFVGVFIGGRLGYVLFYNLPVFLNDPLYLFKVWDGGMSFHGGLIGVICAMIWFAKRTKRKFFQVADFVAPLIPFGLGLGRIGNFINGELWGRVTFDTPWAFLFPTSRSADLQLVAQDPTTLLPIIQEYGVLPRHPSQLYEMLLEGVVLFIILNIFVRKSRPVGSVSGLFLIGYGAFRIIVEFFRQPDAQLGLFGGVSMGQILSIPMILLGIIFMVWAYRQDKKTPQNPTPAHK; from the coding sequence ATGAGTATAAGCTACCTTAAATTTCCAGAGATTGATCCCGTTATGTTCTCTATCGGGCCAGTGTCATTACATTGGTACGGTATGATGTATTTAGTTGGGTTTGTTTTTGCCTTATGGCTTGCAAACCGTCGAGCGGCAAAACCGAATAGTGGTTGGACTAAAAGTGAAGTTGAAACATTGCTTTATGTCGGTTTTGTGGGTGTGTTTATCGGTGGTCGTTTAGGTTATGTTTTATTCTATAACCTACCTGTCTTTTTAAATGATCCTCTTTACCTCTTTAAAGTGTGGGATGGCGGTATGTCGTTCCATGGTGGTTTAATTGGGGTAATTTGTGCCATGATTTGGTTTGCTAAACGCACTAAACGTAAATTCTTCCAAGTGGCAGACTTTGTTGCACCATTAATTCCATTTGGCTTAGGGTTAGGCCGCATTGGTAACTTCATTAATGGTGAATTATGGGGACGCGTTACATTTGATACGCCTTGGGCTTTCTTATTCCCAACCTCACGTTCAGCAGATCTCCAACTTGTTGCCCAAGATCCAACAACACTACTCCCGATTATTCAAGAATATGGAGTTTTACCTCGCCACCCATCACAGCTTTATGAAATGTTATTAGAAGGTGTGGTGTTATTTATTATTCTGAATATCTTTGTACGCAAAAGCCGCCCAGTTGGTAGTGTGTCAGGCTTATTCCTTATTGGTTATGGTGCATTCCGTATTATTGTTGAATTCTTCCGCCAACCAGATGCACAACTAGGATTATTTGGTGGTGTGAGTATGGGACAAATACTTTCAATTCCAATGATTTTATTGGGTATTATTTTTATGGTATGGGCTTATCGTCAAGATAAAAAGACACCACAAAATCCAACACCTGCTCACAAATAG
- the ptsP gene encoding phosphoenolpyruvate--protein phosphotransferase: MLTRLREIVEKVAMAAGLPEALELLVKETCQAMHTDVCSIYLADKQRSCFYLMATKGLKKPRGRAVSLSFDEGVVGEVGRLSELINLADIREHPSFKYLPQVKEDDLRAFLGVPIVYRRQLLGVLVVQQKERRLFNESEESFMVTLATQLGATLSQVQTKGLFGQYRQSRIKALSVSTGVVMAYGWQEVSQPVLENVFKASALDIKAELNRLMVALEDATAECRRFSKRFMANAQKESAAIFDLYSHLLNDPQLKHKMTAIITQGYVAEWAVKVVVEKVAAQFSSLKDGYMRERASDLKALGRRLLFHLDDDLSSTNIWPERFILVADELSASLLAELPEQQLAGVIVRDGATHSHSAILVRAMGIPAIMGADIQPELLHNRMLILDGYRGEIFIEPEPFITQEYKQIIDEESVLSQIAEEQLEQQAVLKNGEAVSVQLNAGLNIKYEQRISVGIDGVGLYRTEIPFMLQSGFPSEDEQKNRYREILSFFPDKPVVLRALDIGADKQLPYMPINEENPCLGWRGIRILLDQPEIFLIQLRAMLKANLEFKNLKILLPMVTSIDEIDEARTLLLRACDEVSRELKCECVPPPLGIMLEVPSLVFMLSQLANRVDFISVGTNDLTQYLLAVDRNNTHVALLYDNLHPALLRSLNLIATQCQYYQLPVSVCGEMAGTPIGALLLIGLGFRQLSMSGRSLPRVKYLLRHLDPVMLQPFMQQVLQAETAREIKKLSSEFMERQGLGGLIRGGI, encoded by the coding sequence ATGCTGACACGTTTGCGAGAAATTGTAGAAAAAGTGGCTATGGCAGCAGGGCTTCCAGAAGCGCTTGAACTCTTAGTCAAGGAAACGTGTCAGGCAATGCACACGGATGTGTGTTCTATTTATCTTGCCGATAAACAACGTAGTTGTTTTTATCTTATGGCGACCAAAGGGTTAAAAAAACCTAGAGGGCGAGCTGTTAGCCTTTCATTTGATGAAGGCGTTGTTGGTGAAGTGGGGCGTCTTTCAGAGCTTATCAACCTCGCTGATATTCGTGAACATCCTAGCTTTAAATACCTTCCTCAAGTTAAAGAAGATGATCTTCGCGCTTTTCTTGGCGTTCCTATCGTTTATCGTCGCCAACTCCTTGGTGTATTAGTCGTTCAGCAAAAAGAGCGTCGCTTATTTAATGAGAGCGAAGAATCTTTTATGGTGACGCTGGCGACACAGCTTGGTGCCACATTATCACAAGTACAAACTAAAGGGCTTTTTGGACAATATCGTCAAAGTCGTATTAAAGCACTTTCAGTTTCTACTGGCGTGGTCATGGCTTATGGCTGGCAAGAAGTCTCTCAACCTGTCCTTGAAAATGTTTTTAAAGCCAGTGCTCTTGATATAAAAGCAGAATTAAATCGACTTATGGTGGCTTTAGAAGATGCTACCGCAGAATGTCGCCGCTTTAGTAAGCGCTTTATGGCGAATGCACAAAAAGAGAGTGCCGCCATTTTTGATCTCTACTCGCATTTACTTAACGATCCTCAGCTCAAACATAAAATGACCGCAATCATTACACAAGGATATGTTGCGGAATGGGCTGTCAAAGTGGTGGTTGAGAAAGTTGCAGCCCAGTTCTCTAGCCTGAAAGATGGTTATATGCGAGAGCGAGCTTCTGATCTTAAAGCATTAGGGCGCCGGTTATTATTCCATTTAGATGATGATCTAAGCTCAACCAATATTTGGCCAGAACGTTTTATTTTGGTGGCTGATGAATTAAGTGCAAGCTTATTAGCAGAGCTGCCAGAGCAACAGCTAGCTGGTGTAATTGTTCGAGATGGCGCAACTCACTCGCATTCTGCCATTCTTGTTAGAGCAATGGGTATACCTGCAATTATGGGTGCGGATATTCAGCCTGAGCTTTTACATAATCGAATGCTTATTCTTGATGGTTATCGTGGTGAGATTTTTATCGAGCCCGAGCCTTTTATTACTCAGGAATATAAACAAATTATTGATGAAGAGAGCGTATTAAGCCAAATTGCAGAAGAGCAACTTGAACAGCAAGCGGTTTTAAAAAATGGTGAGGCAGTTAGCGTCCAACTGAATGCGGGATTAAATATAAAGTATGAACAACGCATTAGTGTGGGAATTGATGGCGTTGGTTTATATCGAACAGAAATCCCTTTTATGCTACAAAGTGGTTTTCCTTCAGAAGATGAACAGAAAAATCGCTACCGTGAAATCCTCTCTTTTTTTCCTGATAAACCCGTTGTCTTGCGTGCTTTAGATATTGGGGCTGATAAGCAACTTCCTTATATGCCAATTAATGAGGAAAATCCCTGCTTAGGTTGGAGAGGAATAAGAATATTGCTCGATCAACCTGAAATTTTCCTTATTCAGCTACGTGCAATGCTAAAAGCAAACCTCGAATTTAAAAATTTGAAAATATTGTTGCCGATGGTGACAAGTATTGATGAAATTGACGAAGCAAGAACATTGCTACTACGAGCATGTGATGAAGTGAGTCGAGAACTAAAATGTGAATGTGTTCCACCTCCGTTAGGTATTATGCTTGAAGTACCTTCATTGGTGTTTATGTTGTCACAATTAGCTAATAGGGTTGATTTTATCTCTGTTGGAACAAACGATTTGACTCAATACTTACTTGCAGTCGATCGTAATAATACCCATGTAGCATTACTCTATGATAATTTGCATCCTGCGTTATTGCGTTCACTGAATTTGATTGCAACACAATGCCAATATTATCAGTTGCCAGTGAGTGTTTGTGGTGAAATGGCGGGTACGCCTATCGGGGCATTGCTGTTAATAGGGCTCGGTTTTAGGCAGTTAAGCATGAGTGGTCGTAGTTTACCTAGGGTAAAATACTTATTGCGCCATCTTGATCCTGTGATGTTACAGCCTTTTATGCAACAGGTGTTGCAAGCTGAAACGGCAAGAGAAATCAAAAAATTGTCTTCTGAATTTATGGAACGGCAAGGATTAGGTGGATTAATTCGCGGAGGTATCTAG
- the rppH gene encoding RNA pyrophosphohydrolase: MIDDDGYRPNVGIVICNRQGQVLWARRYGQHSWQFPQGGINPGESPEQAMYRELFEEVGLSRKDVKILASTRNWLRYKLPKRLVRWDTKPVCIGQKQRWFLLQLTSNDKDINVQQSKTPEFDGWRWVSYWYPVRQVVSFKRDVYRRVMKEFAPVVMPLQEQVSLPRPSYGYRRKRY; encoded by the coding sequence GTGATCGATGATGATGGCTACCGCCCGAATGTAGGGATTGTAATTTGTAATCGGCAAGGGCAAGTGCTTTGGGCTCGTCGCTATGGGCAACATTCATGGCAGTTTCCTCAAGGAGGAATTAACCCTGGAGAATCGCCAGAGCAGGCAATGTACCGAGAGTTGTTCGAAGAAGTTGGGTTAAGTCGCAAGGATGTCAAAATTCTTGCCTCCACACGTAACTGGTTACGTTACAAGTTACCTAAGCGTTTGGTGCGTTGGGACACGAAACCTGTTTGTATTGGACAAAAACAGCGTTGGTTCCTTTTGCAGTTAACAAGTAATGATAAAGACATTAATGTTCAACAAAGCAAAACGCCAGAATTTGATGGCTGGCGTTGGGTGAGTTATTGGTATCCTGTTCGACAAGTCGTCTCTTTTAAACGCGATGTTTATCGACGTGTCATGAAAGAGTTCGCACCAGTAGTCATGCCATTGCAAGAACAAGTGTCTTTACCGCGTCCATCGTATGGATATCGGCGTAAAAGGTATTAG
- the thiB gene encoding thiamine ABC transporter substrate binding subunit has product MSTFSTQALAQKPTLTVYTYDSFTADWGPGPAIKKAFEQQCDCELKLVALSDGVSLLNRLRMEGDKSKADIILGLDNNLIHAAKETGLFAPSNIDTSKLTLPEKWTDDTFVPYDYGYFAFIYDKNRIQNPPKSMAELLNSKEKWKILYQDPRTSTPGLGLMLWMQSLYPENTATEWKKLSEKTLTVTKGWSESYGLFLKGEGDFVLSYTSSPGYHILADKKDNYAAAIFDEGHYLQVEVAAKLKSSKQPELAQQFMQFMLTPAFQETIPTTNWMYPVIDMPLPEVYSLMPKPGKSLQFDAEVVAKERQTWTRNWQSAVSR; this is encoded by the coding sequence ATGAGCACTTTTTCGACTCAAGCTTTAGCACAAAAACCCACACTCACTGTTTACACTTATGATTCATTTACCGCAGATTGGGGTCCAGGGCCTGCAATAAAAAAAGCGTTTGAACAGCAATGTGATTGTGAACTAAAACTGGTTGCTCTGTCTGATGGTGTGTCTTTACTTAATCGCTTACGTATGGAAGGTGATAAAAGTAAGGCGGATATTATTTTAGGATTAGATAACAATTTGATCCATGCAGCAAAAGAAACTGGGCTTTTCGCACCAAGTAATATCGATACATCTAAACTCACCTTACCTGAAAAATGGACTGACGACACTTTTGTACCTTATGACTACGGCTACTTTGCTTTTATTTATGATAAAAACCGTATCCAAAATCCGCCTAAAAGCATGGCCGAACTGCTAAACAGCAAAGAAAAATGGAAGATCCTCTATCAAGATCCTCGCACCAGTACTCCAGGTTTAGGTTTAATGCTATGGATGCAGTCACTTTATCCTGAAAACACCGCGACTGAATGGAAAAAATTGTCAGAAAAAACGCTGACCGTCACTAAAGGTTGGAGTGAGTCTTATGGCTTATTCTTAAAAGGTGAAGGTGATTTTGTGCTGAGTTACACATCATCTCCGGGTTATCACATCCTAGCAGACAAAAAAGATAACTATGCAGCAGCGATTTTTGATGAAGGACACTACTTGCAAGTCGAAGTTGCTGCAAAACTTAAATCGAGCAAACAACCTGAGCTAGCACAGCAATTTATGCAGTTTATGTTAACACCTGCATTCCAAGAAACTATACCGACTACCAATTGGATGTATCCTGTTATAGATATGCCATTGCCTGAGGTCTATTCTTTAATGCCTAAACCTGGGAAATCATTGCAATTTGATGCAGAAGTTGTCGCAAAAGAGCGCCAGACATGGACACGTAATTGGCAATCAGCGGTTAGTCGCTAA